The genomic DNA GTGGCCAGCGCTCAAGGTGCGCTCCTTTTACAGAAGAAGGGGTTCACTCGCGTGTGGCCGCTGGCCGGTGGCATCGAGGCCTGGCGGGCAACTGTGACTCAGAACGCAGTTACGGAGAGGGCTCTTGAACGCCAGACTGTTGCAGCCTGACCGGTGGAATGACAGGCTGACAACAGGTTCAGGGAGGTGAAGATGGAATTGAAAATACCGACCCCGGAACAGGCCTATTGGGGACTGCGCGCGATGAAAACCGTGGCCCTGGCCGACGGCACGCTCGACGATTCCGAACGGCAGGTGATGGAAGCGGTCCAGCGGGTGTTCGGCACGCATCATCAGACGGAAGAACTGGAACCGATTACTCCGGAAGAGTTGGCCGCGGCGCTTCCCGATCCGCAAATCAGACGTCAGTTGGTCAACGGGCTGGTCGTGATGTCGCTGATCGATCGTGAGGTCAGTCCTCGGGAGGCCGAACTGGTCGAACGATTTGCTGCGGCCCTCCAGGTCACGGCGCCCGAGGTCACGAATCTTCGTCATGTCGTCAAGCGAGAGTTGTTTCATTTGCGTCTCGACCTAGCCCGGCGCTTCTGGCTCAGGGAAAAGGTGGCCGAGATTTGGAAGCAGGAAGGACTGCGGGGGCTCGCAAAATTCGCTGCCGGCATGATCGGCAAGTATGAAGATGCGACCGTCGCAGCTCGTTACCAGGCCTTGGAGCAGTATCCGGCCGGGTCGTTGGGGAGGAGTTACTGGGAATATTGCCGGAAGAACGGCTTCGCGTTCCCGGGAGAGAAAGGGGGCGCGCCCGAATCCATTCTGTTTCACGATTGTGCCCACATCTTGTCCGGCTACGGCACGGCGCCCGAGGAGGAAGTTCAAGTGGCCTGCTTCAGTGCAGGCTTTCAACGGCGTGATCCGTTCCTCTTCGTGTTTTTTGTGTTGCTCCAGTTTCACGTCGGTATCCGTATGACGCCGATTACTGCGGCCAGAACCGGGTTCTTCGATCCGGAGAGGGCCTTGATCGCCATGCGTCGCGGCGCGGCGATGAATGTGGATCTCAACCATGGCTGGGACTATTGGCCGGTGATGGGTGAACAGGTTGAGGAGCTACGGCGTCGATACAACATTCTGCCTATCGAGGCGTTCCGCACGAGGGCTGAGAGTGAATCGGAGCAGGTACGCTGACATCAGACGACCCCTCAGTCTGCAAGTTTGTGAGTCGGTTGGACGCTGCCGTTATTTCGGCAGATGCCGAATGGCAGGCAGGCGGACTTCGTCATCCACCTCAGCCATGAACGAAGCACGGGCGGACGGGAGAATATTTTCCCCATTCGAATGCGCACTTAGATTGGAATGCGTCCGATGGCGAGACAGGAACAGTCGTTGCTATTTGCAGAGGAACAAATTCTTGTGATGGAACGGGAGAGTCTCATGTCCATCTGCAACCTGCCGGGAGGGCAACTGTCATGAATCGTCGAAGTTGGATCGGGTCTTCGTTGCTGCTCCTGACCGTGGCGGCGGCCGGTGTGGGCCTGGCTGCGTGGAAGTACGGCAGCATCCAAGCGAATGCGGCGGCCTCGGCGAACCAGCCCGAACCGATGGAATCGGTGTCGGTCTCTGTCGCCAGGGATGTCGAGCATCATCAGACGGCCACTTCTATCGGCACCGTGCTGGCGTTGCGCTCGATCACGCTGCGAAACGAACTGGCCGGCACCGTCAGCCAGGTCAAGTTTGTGCCCGGCCAGACGGTCGAGGCCGGGGCCGTGCTCGTGGCGCTCGATGTGTCGGTGGAAGAAGCGGACTTGCGGGCCCAACAGGCCCAGGCGGTTCTGGCGAAGACCGTGCTGGATCGTCGGCGGGCGTTGACCCAAGACCAAGCCGCGGCTCAGGAGGAAGTCGATCGGGCCCGCGCAGACCTCGATGTCGCGCATGCCCAGATGGCGCGCACGAAGGCCTTGATCGCCCGCAAGACGATCCGTGCCCCGTTCCGCGCCCGTGCGGGATTGGCCGATGTGCATCCCGGGCAATATCTCAACGAAGGCACGCAACTGACGACGTTGCAGGGCATCGATGAGGCGGTCCATGTGGACTTTGCGGTTCCGCAGCACGTCGCGCTCGGATTGCGGCAAGGGGCGACCGTCGAGGTCTTCACCGGTGACTCCTCCCCGGTGGCCGCCAGGATTGTGGCGATCGATGCCCGCATCGACCCCGCCACGCGCAACACCATGGTACGTGCCAGGGTCGAGCATTCCGCCAACATGCCGGCTCCCGGAGCGGCCGTGCGGATCAGGGTGCCGGTGGGATTGGCGCGCAAGGCTGTGGCGGTTCCGGTGAATGCGTTGAAAAAGGGTCCGGGTG from Nitrospira sp. ND1 includes the following:
- a CDS encoding TerB family tellurite resistance protein translates to MELKIPTPEQAYWGLRAMKTVALADGTLDDSERQVMEAVQRVFGTHHQTEELEPITPEELAAALPDPQIRRQLVNGLVVMSLIDREVSPREAELVERFAAALQVTAPEVTNLRHVVKRELFHLRLDLARRFWLREKVAEIWKQEGLRGLAKFAAGMIGKYEDATVAARYQALEQYPAGSLGRSYWEYCRKNGFAFPGEKGGAPESILFHDCAHILSGYGTAPEEEVQVACFSAGFQRRDPFLFVFFVLLQFHVGIRMTPITAARTGFFDPERALIAMRRGAAMNVDLNHGWDYWPVMGEQVEELRRRYNILPIEAFRTRAESESEQVR
- a CDS encoding efflux RND transporter periplasmic adaptor subunit, yielding MNRRSWIGSSLLLLTVAAAGVGLAAWKYGSIQANAAASANQPEPMESVSVSVARDVEHHQTATSIGTVLALRSITLRNELAGTVSQVKFVPGQTVEAGAVLVALDVSVEEADLRAQQAQAVLAKTVLDRRRALTQDQAAAQEEVDRARADLDVAHAQMARTKALIARKTIRAPFRARAGLADVHPGQYLNEGTQLTTLQGIDEAVHVDFAVPQHVALGLRQGATVEVFTGDSSPVAARIVAIDARIDPATRNTMVRARVEHSANMPAPGAAVRIRVPVGLARKAVAVPVNALKKGPGGDQVFVIEPDRENKQRAHVRQVESGTMLGDDIVIYSGLNAGERVAASGAFKLRDGVLVVAAGEPARTPEPEHLLSQQ